The Methanothrix soehngenii GP6 genome has a window encoding:
- a CDS encoding Tex family protein gives MLDRHIERIASELSLDRRAVGAVSELLDSGATLPFIARYRKEATGDLDEVAIGKIRDSLNRSRLMDERRIAIIRSLARQNQLTAEIEEKLSKAVSLAELEDIYLPFRPKRRTRAMVAKERGLETLARIILAQDERERDPEEEAALYIDPEKGVSSVYEAIQGAMDIIAECISEDIRARSELRSLFWSAGVLESRAKAGNAHPEEGKFRDYLELSEPIARMSSHRLLAALRGAKRGVFSLRLAVNEDDALAVLEEIFIKGDGPASGMVMAAAQDSFRRLLAPSLETETISIARQRAEEKAIEIFADNLRQLLLEPPLGRRCVLAVDPGFRTGCKLVVLDPLGRLIKSDVIYPHEPHNKTREAGSKVARICQENDVEVIAVGNGTAGRETESFLRRLNLPRSISIVPVNESGASVYSTSARARSEFPDQDATVRGAVSIGRRLQDPLAELVKIEPQAIGVGQYQHDVDPSSLGRSLDDVVAACVNQVGVDVNAASIELLARVSGLGPKLAEAVVRYRNEHGPFRSRRDLLAVPRLGPKAFEQAAGFLRIHDGDNPLDRTAVHPERYPIVERMAKDLGVSISELVENERLLSGLSLEDYMNQEGGVGLCTLQDILNELFRPGRDPRREYEAFSFAPGINEIGDLLVGMSVPGIVTNVTSFGAFVDVGVHQDGLVHKSELAKSYVPVPGDVVRVRQKVMVKVLDVDLERKRISLSMK, from the coding sequence ATGCTTGATCGTCACATTGAAAGGATAGCTTCAGAGCTATCGCTCGACCGGAGGGCGGTCGGGGCTGTTTCGGAGCTTCTTGATAGCGGCGCGACCCTGCCGTTCATCGCCCGGTACCGGAAAGAGGCCACGGGAGATCTGGATGAGGTAGCCATAGGCAAGATCCGCGACAGCCTCAACCGATCCAGACTGATGGATGAAAGGAGAATAGCAATCATTCGCTCTTTGGCCAGACAGAATCAGCTGACCGCCGAGATCGAGGAGAAGCTATCGAAGGCTGTAAGCTTGGCGGAGCTGGAGGACATCTATCTTCCCTTCCGGCCCAAGAGACGAACCCGGGCTATGGTGGCCAAAGAGCGCGGCCTGGAGACCCTGGCCCGGATCATCCTCGCTCAGGATGAGAGAGAACGCGATCCTGAAGAGGAGGCTGCCCTCTATATCGATCCCGAAAAGGGCGTATCATCGGTCTATGAGGCTATCCAGGGGGCTATGGACATAATAGCCGAATGTATCAGCGAGGATATTAGGGCCCGATCTGAATTGAGATCCCTCTTCTGGTCCGCGGGCGTCCTCGAGAGCCGGGCGAAGGCCGGGAATGCTCATCCGGAGGAGGGCAAGTTCAGGGACTATCTGGAGCTTTCCGAGCCCATTGCCCGCATGAGTTCCCACCGTCTGCTGGCCGCCCTCCGAGGGGCCAAGAGGGGGGTGTTCAGCTTGCGCCTGGCGGTGAACGAAGATGACGCCCTGGCGGTCTTGGAGGAGATATTCATTAAGGGGGACGGCCCGGCATCCGGCATGGTCATGGCTGCCGCCCAGGACTCTTTTCGCAGGCTTCTTGCCCCGTCCCTTGAGACGGAGACGATATCTATAGCCCGTCAGCGGGCGGAGGAGAAGGCGATAGAGATCTTTGCCGATAACCTCCGCCAGCTTCTCTTAGAGCCACCCCTGGGCAGAAGATGCGTCCTGGCGGTAGATCCGGGTTTTCGCACCGGCTGCAAGCTGGTGGTTCTCGACCCACTGGGCCGGCTGATCAAGAGCGATGTGATATACCCTCATGAGCCTCATAATAAGACCCGAGAGGCGGGATCAAAGGTGGCCAGGATCTGCCAGGAAAATGATGTGGAGGTGATCGCAGTGGGCAATGGCACTGCTGGTAGGGAGACGGAATCATTTCTGCGCAGGCTCAATCTGCCTCGAAGCATATCGATAGTTCCTGTCAATGAGTCGGGAGCCTCAGTCTATTCCACCTCTGCAAGAGCGCGGAGCGAGTTTCCAGATCAGGATGCCACGGTGCGTGGTGCTGTCTCCATAGGCAGGCGACTGCAGGATCCTCTGGCAGAGCTGGTCAAGATCGAGCCCCAGGCTATTGGTGTCGGCCAGTACCAGCATGACGTGGACCCATCAAGCCTTGGCCGCTCTTTAGACGATGTGGTTGCGGCCTGCGTGAATCAGGTGGGCGTGGATGTCAATGCCGCGAGCATTGAGCTTTTGGCCCGGGTCTCCGGCCTGGGGCCGAAGCTGGCAGAGGCAGTGGTGAGATACAGAAATGAGCACGGACCATTCCGCTCCCGCCGGGATCTGCTGGCGGTCCCCCGCCTGGGGCCGAAGGCCTTCGAGCAGGCGGCGGGATTTCTGCGCATTCACGATGGGGACAATCCGCTGGATCGCACGGCCGTGCATCCCGAGAGATATCCGATTGTGGAGAGAATGGCAAAGGATCTCGGGGTCTCTATCAGCGAGCTGGTGGAGAACGAGAGGCTTTTGTCGGGACTGAGTCTGGAGGACTACATGAACCAGGAGGGGGGCGTCGGCCTCTGCACCCTTCAGGACATATTAAATGAGCTCTTCCGGCCGGGGAGAGATCCGCGCCGGGAGTACGAGGCCTTCAGCTTTGCCCCGGGCATAAACGAGATCGGCGACCTGCTGGTGGGAATGAGCGTTCCCGGCATTGTGACCAATGTCACATCCTTTGGAGCTTTCGTGGATGTGGGTGTGCATCAGGATGGCCTGGTGCACAAAAGCGAGCTTGCCAAAAGTTATGTCCCGGTGCCGGGGGACGTGGTGAGGGTTCGGCAGAAGGTCATGGTGAAGGTACTGGATGTGGACCTGGAGAGAAAGAGGATATCCCTTTCCATGAAATGA
- the pyrF gene encoding orotidine-5'-phosphate decarboxylase produces MNKKNSLILALDVLSRDKALELTEQLVDHFDAIKVGYPLILHAGLGIVEEISSISPVIADLKIADTPNTNRLICEAVLGAGADAIIAQAFPGKDSLVACADCAESFGADLFVVTEMSHPGAEQFMAPLAERMARLAVESGASGVVAPATRPERIRMIRSIIGDKLIISPGVGAQGGSAGEALQAGADYLIVGRSVYGSADPVAQAKELAAQVEQSRRSN; encoded by the coding sequence ATGAATAAAAAGAACTCTTTGATCCTGGCGCTGGACGTGCTCTCCCGGGATAAAGCCCTGGAGCTAACCGAGCAGCTCGTTGATCACTTCGATGCCATCAAGGTCGGCTATCCACTCATCCTCCATGCCGGCCTGGGGATAGTGGAGGAGATCAGCTCCATCTCCCCGGTCATCGCCGACCTGAAGATCGCTGATACTCCCAATACCAACCGCCTGATATGCGAAGCGGTGCTGGGTGCAGGCGCCGACGCCATAATCGCCCAGGCCTTTCCTGGAAAGGACTCCCTGGTCGCCTGTGCTGATTGCGCTGAGAGCTTTGGCGCCGACCTGTTTGTGGTCACGGAGATGAGCCACCCCGGTGCAGAGCAGTTCATGGCCCCACTGGCGGAGAGGATGGCCCGGCTGGCAGTGGAGTCAGGAGCCAGCGGCGTCGTAGCCCCCGCCACCCGCCCGGAGAGGATAAGGATGATCCGCTCGATAATCGGAGACAAGCTCATCATCTCCCCCGGGGTAGGAGCTCAGGGTGGCTCAGCCGGAGAGGCTCTGCAGGCGGGAGCGGACTATCTGATTGTGGGAAGGTCGGTCTATGGGAGCGCAGATCCCGTGGCTCAGGCAAAAGAGCTTGCTGCCCAGGTGGAGCAGTCAAGAAGATCCAATTAG
- a CDS encoding phosphoadenosine phosphosulfate reductase domain-containing protein: protein MQDRKRSFSPGTSELFWCRKCNLPLLSEDCSLCHRSGFRIPLSPPGDVRLCSRRGKDLLRELFLQNWGAADFLDDRLILLNKIAGMDRRDQVILEGRHIATLWFDITLDQHRLDLEIAGAALLKERAKKNLVVCHDTILKGHIKGKWLARDQIVSLPPSLEEGDSLVLRIGKFSGVGTVRRKDEAQAIRIKDVTQRDFVLSDRPTTLKDTIQANAEHLKRLEREAMAEIREYLSRTRLPVNISFSGGKDSLASLILARKLMPRIDVLFINTGLEFPETVEYVQKLCSNNKLRLHEIRGDSDFFKQAESFGPPAKDYRWCCKTNKLGPMTSFLAGQYPRGCVTIEGRRVYESFNRSSIKAVERNPYVPGQTMLSPIRNWRALEVMLYIHWNGEVLNPLYDEDYERIGCWLCPASLQSEFSRLKESHPNLYSRWNSFLHDWRGKNDLDERYVDWGFWRWRKHPPKITEMADSYGIGLTSQGSMKKEISLQAVRGRSPCGLEYSIEAILNSPQNHPFSSVANALGMLGEAKYEEDMGAALLKTDKGRATVFANGHIMIIAGREEAEELLQKVVEVILRAQMCTKCGICIRNCSRGAITLEDTIVVNQERCNHCGKCDRGCIAIDEAKKIWKGLGAS, encoded by the coding sequence ATGCAAGACCGCAAAAGATCATTCTCTCCGGGCACAAGTGAGCTCTTCTGGTGCAGGAAATGTAACCTTCCTCTTTTATCGGAAGACTGTTCCCTCTGCCATCGTTCAGGCTTCAGAATCCCCCTATCTCCCCCAGGCGACGTCCGCCTTTGCTCTCGCCGGGGAAAGGACCTGCTCAGAGAGCTATTCCTGCAGAACTGGGGTGCAGCAGATTTCCTGGATGACAGGCTGATCCTGCTCAACAAGATCGCCGGAATGGACCGGAGGGATCAGGTGATACTTGAGGGCCGACATATTGCCACCCTCTGGTTTGATATCACTCTAGATCAGCACAGGCTGGACCTGGAGATCGCTGGCGCTGCACTGCTTAAAGAAAGGGCGAAGAAGAACCTGGTTGTCTGTCATGACACCATATTGAAGGGCCACATAAAAGGCAAGTGGCTGGCCAGGGATCAGATCGTAAGCCTGCCCCCATCTTTAGAAGAAGGAGATAGCCTCGTCTTGAGGATCGGGAAGTTCTCCGGCGTGGGAACCGTGCGCAGGAAAGATGAGGCCCAGGCAATCAGGATCAAGGATGTAACTCAGAGGGACTTCGTCCTGAGCGACAGACCAACCACATTGAAGGATACCATCCAGGCCAATGCGGAGCACCTGAAGCGCCTGGAGAGGGAAGCAATGGCCGAGATAAGGGAATATCTCTCCCGGACCAGGCTTCCAGTGAACATATCGTTCAGCGGGGGGAAAGACAGCCTGGCCTCGCTCATTCTGGCCAGAAAGCTGATGCCCAGAATTGATGTCCTCTTTATCAATACGGGCTTGGAGTTTCCCGAGACCGTGGAGTATGTGCAAAAGCTCTGCTCAAACAATAAGCTCAGGCTGCATGAGATCAGAGGGGATAGCGACTTTTTCAAGCAGGCTGAGAGCTTCGGCCCTCCTGCCAAAGACTATCGCTGGTGCTGCAAAACCAATAAGCTTGGACCGATGACCTCCTTTTTGGCCGGGCAATATCCCAGAGGGTGCGTGACCATTGAGGGACGCAGAGTCTACGAGTCCTTCAATCGCTCCTCCATAAAGGCAGTGGAGAGGAACCCCTATGTTCCCGGCCAGACCATGCTCTCACCCATCCGCAACTGGAGAGCCCTGGAGGTCATGCTCTACATCCACTGGAATGGTGAGGTGCTCAACCCTCTTTATGATGAGGACTATGAACGAATAGGCTGCTGGCTCTGCCCGGCATCTCTGCAGTCTGAATTCTCCCGCCTAAAAGAGAGCCACCCCAATCTCTACAGCCGCTGGAACTCCTTCCTCCATGATTGGAGAGGAAAGAACGATCTTGATGAGAGATATGTCGATTGGGGATTTTGGCGTTGGCGAAAGCATCCTCCCAAGATCACCGAGATGGCCGACTCTTATGGTATCGGTCTAACTTCTCAGGGCAGCATGAAAAAGGAGATCTCCCTTCAGGCGGTGAGGGGCAGATCCCCATGTGGCCTGGAGTATTCCATTGAGGCCATCTTGAACTCACCCCAGAATCATCCTTTCTCCAGTGTGGCCAATGCTCTGGGTATGCTGGGTGAGGCGAAGTATGAGGAGGATATGGGAGCCGCATTGCTGAAGACTGATAAAGGAAGGGCAACGGTCTTTGCTAACGGCCATATCATGATCATCGCCGGAAGAGAGGAGGCGGAAGAGCTTCTGCAGAAGGTGGTGGAAGTCATACTTCGGGCGCAGATGTGCACTAAATGCGGAATCTGCATTAGAAACTGCAGCAGAGGGGCGATCACCCTGGAAGATACCATTGTTGTAAACCAGGAGAGGTGCAATCATTGCGGGAAATGCGACCGGGGATGCATAGCAATAGATGAGGCGAAGAAGATCTGGAAAGGCTTGGGTGCCAGCTGA
- a CDS encoding transposase, translating to MESWVVDWIKEQRSLGVKCLEIKQRGTKYYVYHSTTHWDKNIKKAIKTSKYLGRLDRERGMVESHENQESQRSEAQSTDVRNVTEYGNSILLQESLKDLKPLLIRAFPGNWEEVYALSKLRVTGNVPLKRAESAWEKYYNIESINPNLKPKNLSKMLHEVGTNRDGQCVVFRTLLDRSEQLVYDLSYVFSRSVSISLAEKGYNKDRIYIPQINIVLLCSADTGLPTMIRPLPGSVKDIKTLSNSLLELDIRGKVLILDRGFFSEEIFNFLDKLEISYLIPARRNSHYYEERIHLNEHFRYHKRLIRCGCKKLGNKYLYLFEDQVLMLEERDTLYDKLDAGRITKVELHEEMKKSGRILIISNRKMNEKEAYELFKRRESVEKMFDTYKSTLSADRLYLHDDESVFGHVFIAFLSLYAYCKLELLLKKAGANKKMTPDDLLFKFSKVYHIDFGEHGKIMEVPKKIRDIEAKLGLNIFPT from the coding sequence ATGGAATCTTGGGTAGTTGACTGGATTAAAGAGCAAAGAAGTTTGGGAGTTAAGTGCCTTGAGATAAAACAGCGAGGAACGAAATATTATGTTTATCATTCAACTACTCATTGGGATAAAAATATCAAGAAAGCAATAAAGACTTCAAAATATCTGGGACGACTTGATCGCGAAAGGGGGATGGTAGAATCTCATGAAAACCAAGAAAGCCAGAGATCAGAGGCGCAATCGACAGATGTGCGTAATGTTACCGAGTACGGAAACTCTATCTTGCTTCAGGAGTCCTTAAAAGACTTAAAACCATTATTGATAAGAGCTTTTCCTGGAAATTGGGAAGAAGTTTACGCTCTATCAAAATTGCGAGTCACTGGAAACGTTCCGTTAAAAAGAGCTGAAAGTGCGTGGGAGAAATATTATAATATAGAATCAATTAATCCTAACCTCAAACCAAAAAATCTTTCTAAGATGTTGCATGAGGTTGGAACAAATCGCGATGGTCAATGTGTTGTTTTTAGGACGCTTCTTGACCGGAGTGAACAGCTTGTTTATGATCTGAGCTATGTTTTTTCGCGGTCGGTGAGTATAAGCTTGGCCGAAAAGGGCTACAATAAGGACCGAATTTATATCCCTCAAATCAATATTGTTCTGCTTTGTAGCGCTGATACAGGATTGCCGACGATGATAAGACCTCTCCCCGGCAGTGTTAAAGATATTAAGACGTTAAGCAACTCACTTCTTGAACTCGATATTCGTGGCAAGGTATTGATTCTTGATAGAGGATTCTTCTCAGAAGAGATATTTAATTTCCTTGATAAATTGGAGATATCATATCTAATTCCTGCAAGAAGAAATAGCCACTACTATGAGGAACGCATTCATCTTAATGAACATTTTCGCTATCATAAGCGATTGATAAGATGCGGATGCAAGAAGCTAGGAAACAAATATCTCTATCTCTTCGAGGATCAAGTCCTGATGCTTGAAGAGCGCGATACCCTTTATGATAAACTGGATGCAGGTAGGATCACAAAGGTAGAACTTCACGAGGAGATGAAAAAATCAGGGCGTATTCTCATCATATCTAATCGAAAAATGAATGAAAAAGAAGCCTATGAATTATTTAAGAGAAGAGAAAGTGTTGAGAAGATGTTTGACACCTATAAATCAACATTATCAGCTGATAGGTTATATTTGCATGATGATGAAAGCGTCTTTGGACATGTGTTTATAGCATTTTTATCTCTTTATGCCTACTGCAAACTCGAATTGCTATTAAAGAAGGCTGGGGCAAATAAAAAAATGACACCTGACGACTTACTCTTTAAGTTCAGCAAAGTATATCATATTGATTTTGGAGAACATGGGAAAATAATGGAAGTTCCTAAGAAAATTAGAGATATTGAAGCTAAACTTGGGCTAAACATATTCCCCACGTAG
- a CDS encoding cold-shock protein, whose product MVSGTVKFFNRTKRFGFIAGDDGKDYFVHATGLMPDVTITEGDKVSFEVVEGEKGPKADRVTKE is encoded by the coding sequence ATGGTATCCGGAACAGTAAAATTCTTCAATAGAACCAAGAGATTTGGATTCATTGCAGGCGACGACGGTAAGGATTATTTCGTTCATGCAACCGGCCTCATGCCGGATGTCACCATAACTGAGGGTGACAAGGTCAGCTTCGAGGTAGTTGAAGGCGAGAAAGGCCCCAAGGCAGACAGAGTCACAAAAGAGTAA